Proteins from one Vagococcus intermedius genomic window:
- a CDS encoding replication initiation protein, translating to MSNDVVRYNNGFNTVPLRQFTPIEMDIFWSICSKMKRKGTKEITFEFETFKELANYTRREKEGFYKALKTLSDKLGSLTYKFEDEDEFEQLWLFQRFYISKKNESVTIQASERFEFILNSIGNDFTRFELENITHLSSGYTKELYRQLMSHRDKKTRKGAWYVKVEDFRSVMQVPQSFRMTNIDKRIFDVANKEFTTPNEYGEVIFSKFRVEKVKARKGNKISSFRIYFQEPDILTVPMTNWLEDSEESLYAK from the coding sequence AAGATATAATAACGGTTTTAATACGGTTCCTTTACGTCAATTTACACCTATTGAAATGGATATATTTTGGTCTATTTGTTCCAAGATGAAAAGAAAAGGGACTAAAGAAATTACCTTTGAATTTGAAACTTTTAAAGAGCTTGCTAATTATACCCGTAGGGAAAAAGAAGGCTTCTACAAAGCTTTAAAGACTCTCTCAGATAAACTAGGTTCTCTAACATATAAATTTGAAGATGAAGACGAATTTGAGCAATTATGGTTATTTCAGCGATTTTACATTAGTAAAAAGAATGAATCTGTTACTATTCAAGCTAGCGAACGCTTTGAATTTATTTTGAATTCAATCGGCAATGATTTCACTAGATTTGAACTTGAAAATATAACTCATTTATCTAGTGGTTATACTAAGGAACTATACAGACAATTAATGTCACATAGAGATAAGAAAACTCGAAAAGGTGCTTGGTATGTTAAAGTCGAAGATTTTAGATCTGTAATGCAAGTTCCACAGAGTTTTAGAATGACTAATATTGATAAGAGGATTTTTGATGTTGCTAACAAAGAATTTACAACTCCAAATGAATATGGCGAAGTTATATTTTCAAAATTTAGAGTAGAAAAAGTAAAAGCTCGAAAAGGTAATAAGATTTCTTCTTTTAGAATATATTTTCAAGAACCTGATATTTTGACAGTTCCTATGACTAATTGGTTAGAAGATAGTGAGGAATCTTTATATGCAAAATAA